DNA sequence from the uncultured Campylobacter sp. genome:
CAAAACGTCGACGGAAGCGGTTTTGAACAGATGGTTTTTCACGGTAAAAATAACAACTCCGTCAGCACTTATCAAAACTATATAGTTTATTCAAGTAGAGAAGACGGCAAGAGCAGTTTTGGCACGAGAGATTTTAATATCTATATGATTTCTACTCAGACCGATTATATTAGACAGCTTACCGCAAGCGGAAAAAATTTGTATCCTAGATTTTCTAGCGACGGACAAAGCGTAGTGTTTATAAAAGAGCTCGGCGGGCAGAGTTCTTTAGGCATAATTCGCGTGAACGAGAACAAAAGTTTTCAATTTCCATTAAAAATCGGTAAAATTCAGTCGATTGATTGGTAATATTTAGTAAATTTTATGATATAATAGCGATTAAATCTTATAAAAAGGATGAAAATGAAAAAAGTAGTTTTAGCTTCTGCTGCTGTGGCAGCTTTATTGTTGAGCGGTTGTAGCTCTAAAACCCCTGAAGTTGATATGAGCGCCGATGCTAATCAAAACACGAGCGGTATGAACTCAAGCGATAATATGATGAGCGATAGCGAGAGATTACAACAGTTAATCTCAAGCATCGAAGGTCAAGTTCAAACTGTATATTTCGACTTTGATAAATTTAATATCAAAGGCGATATGCAGCCTGTTATCAATACAAATGCAGGCTTGTTTAATCAAGCGGATGCTCAAAGCCTTTCTGTAAAAGTAGAAGGTAACTGCGACGAATGGGGTACCGATGAGTACAACTATGCGCTTGGTCTAAAAAGAGCGAAAGCTGCCAAAGACGCTCTAGTAAAACAGGGCGTTAACGCAGATAGAATAATGGTTGTAAGTTACGGCGAAAGCAATCCCGTTTGCACAGATAAATCAAAGGCTTGCGACGCTCAAAACAGACGAGCTGAATTTAAAGTTCTTCCATAATTTAGATTTATGACAAATTTAAAAACTATCGTGGCTCTTTTTGCGGGAGTCACGCTTTCTTATTCTGCTTCTAATGAAATTTCGGTATTTGATGCTGGAAATTTAGATAGTTCTAGTCCATATGGTTTGACTGATAATGAAAAAACGTTTCTAAAAAACAAACAAAACGTAGAAAATCTAAGTAGAAATATGGGCGATGTTGAGTCAAATTTGAATGCTATGCAAGAGCGCCTGGAAGGTTTGCAAAGTGTGTTAGACGGGCTAAATTCAAGAATATCTAGGATAGAAAAAAGACTAAACGATCTTGAAGGAAACGACGGAAATTCTACCGCAAAAAGCGATTTTGAGGAGCTTAAAAAATACGTAGAAGAAAGTCGAAAAATACAAGAAGCCAATAATGCTAAAATCACCAAAGCCCTTAAGGATATGGGTGCTTTGATAGATAAGAGCAACGTAGCGCCTACTACCACAAAAAAAAACGATGAAGACAAACCGGTAGATAGCAATAGCCCGGTCGCCGAGTCGCAAACTCCAAAGACTGATTTTACTAAACAAAAAAATCAAGATGTGGCAAGCGAAGCTAAAAAGCTATTTGACGCAGGTAAACTCGACGATGCGAAAGCTAGATACGAGTATCTTTTAAGCAAAGATCATAAGCCTGCAATGGCAAATTTTTATCTCGGTGAGATAGCATACCAGCAAAAAGCCTATAACAACGCTATAAAATACTATCAGCAGAGCATTCAGCTATACGACAAAGCCGACTATACCCCAAAGCTTCTTTATCATACGGCTATCAGCTTTGATAAGATAAAAGACACGGCAAGCGCAAATAAATTTTACAAAGCGCTAAAACTAGGCTATCCCGACAGCAAAGAAGCCAAAGCCGCACCCACTCGAAACTAAAACTTTTTTAATAAATTTAACGATATAATCACGTTATTTTCATAAATAGGAGAAAAACGTGAAAGAACAAGTTATAGCTATGTTTTATGAGCTAAAAGATGCAAAAACGGGCGAAATTTTAGAGTCCAATATGCAAGTAGGGCAAGAGATTTCTTTTTTAACAGGTCACGGTCATATCATCGAGAAGTTAGAGGAAGAGGTTCTAAAACTAAACAAAGGCGAAACGAAGGTTATCGTTATCCCGGCTGCGCAAGCTTGCGGCGAGTACGACTCTAGCGCCGTTCAAATGCTACCTAAAGAGCAATTTGCGGGCATAGAACTAAAAGAGGGTATGGAGCTTTTTGGTCAAGGCGAACACGGCGAGAGCGTACGCGTAATAGTAAAATCTATTGGCGAGGACGACGTGACGGTTGATTTTAATCACCCTTACGCGGGCAAAGATTTGGAGTTTAAGGTTCAAATTTTCGACAGACGCGATGCTACCGAAGACGAGATAGCTACGGGCATGGTAGCCGGCGCTCACGCATGCGGATGCGGAGGACACGATCACGACCATCATCACGGTGAGGGCGG
Encoded proteins:
- a CDS encoding peptidylprolyl isomerase, producing the protein MKEQVIAMFYELKDAKTGEILESNMQVGQEISFLTGHGHIIEKLEEEVLKLNKGETKVIVIPAAQACGEYDSSAVQMLPKEQFAGIELKEGMELFGQGEHGESVRVIVKSIGEDDVTVDFNHPYAGKDLEFKVQIFDRRDATEDEIATGMVAGAHACGCGGHDHDHHHGEGGCCGHGHHDHGHHHGDGGCGCH
- a CDS encoding OmpA family protein; the protein is MKKVVLASAAVAALLLSGCSSKTPEVDMSADANQNTSGMNSSDNMMSDSERLQQLISSIEGQVQTVYFDFDKFNIKGDMQPVINTNAGLFNQADAQSLSVKVEGNCDEWGTDEYNYALGLKRAKAAKDALVKQGVNADRIMVVSYGESNPVCTDKSKACDAQNRRAEFKVLP